A window of Tautonia plasticadhaerens contains these coding sequences:
- a CDS encoding serine hydrolase, translating into MMTPSQRLLAVTVSFAIGLPCPARGEAPYPGADWPRADPAELGMDEALLARVRDYALTGEGSGMVVRSGRVVTAWGDQDRRYDLKSTTKSFGAAALGLAITEGVRSLDDLAVDLVPEFGVSPQANRGSGWLGEITLRHLASQTAGFAKPGGFEPLLFRPGTAWHYSDGGPNWLADALTLSYRRDLGELMFERLFSPIGIGPDDLTWRANSYRPKQLEGIPRREFGSGISADIDAMARFGYLHLRQGRWKDRQILPSEFVDAVRTPVEGVVGLPEFGDGEHGNASDHYGLLWWNNADGMIPEVPRDAYWSWGLYDSLIVVIPSLDVVAARAGKSWEREDGAAHYDVLRPFLRPLAASVQTAPPRADAPYPPSERIVGVDWAPAREIVRLAPGSDNWPTTWADDDALYTAYGDGRGFRPFVPEKLSLGLARVEGPPDAPVGDNLRSPSLERTGDGPRGAKASGILMVDGVLYLLARNLDDAQVARSTDRGASWTWADWRFTDGFGCPTFLNFGRDYAGARDEFIYVYSPDAETAYEPADRLVLARVPRDAVFERDAYEFFSWLDGEGSPTWSRAPADRAAAFENPGRVYRSTVSFNPAIGRYLLCQTLPDEDTDAIRFSGGFGIYEAPEPWGPWRTVFYTERWDVGPGETQVLPTKWMGDDGQTAHLVFSGDDAFSVRRARFILRD; encoded by the coding sequence TCGCCCGGGTCCGGGACTACGCCCTCACCGGCGAGGGCTCGGGGATGGTCGTCCGCTCCGGACGGGTCGTGACGGCCTGGGGAGACCAGGACCGACGCTACGACCTGAAGTCGACCACCAAATCCTTCGGGGCCGCGGCGCTCGGCCTGGCGATCACCGAGGGCGTCCGGTCGCTCGACGACCTCGCCGTCGACCTCGTCCCGGAGTTCGGCGTCTCCCCGCAGGCCAACCGAGGATCGGGCTGGCTCGGCGAGATCACCCTGCGCCACCTCGCCTCGCAGACCGCCGGTTTCGCCAAGCCCGGCGGCTTCGAGCCGCTCCTGTTCCGCCCCGGCACCGCCTGGCACTACAGCGACGGCGGCCCGAACTGGCTGGCCGACGCCCTGACCCTGTCCTACCGCCGAGACCTCGGCGAGCTGATGTTCGAGCGGCTGTTCTCGCCGATCGGCATCGGCCCCGATGACCTGACCTGGCGGGCCAATTCCTATCGGCCGAAACAGCTCGAAGGCATCCCCCGCCGGGAGTTCGGCTCGGGAATCAGCGCCGACATCGACGCGATGGCCCGGTTCGGTTACCTCCACCTCCGACAGGGCCGCTGGAAGGATCGGCAGATCCTCCCCAGCGAATTCGTGGATGCGGTCCGGACCCCGGTCGAGGGCGTGGTCGGCCTGCCCGAGTTCGGCGACGGCGAACACGGCAACGCCTCCGACCACTACGGCCTGCTCTGGTGGAACAACGCCGACGGGATGATCCCGGAAGTGCCCCGCGATGCCTATTGGTCGTGGGGCCTGTACGACAGCCTGATCGTGGTCATCCCGAGCCTGGATGTCGTGGCCGCCCGGGCGGGGAAGTCCTGGGAGCGCGAGGACGGCGCCGCGCATTACGACGTGCTCCGGCCGTTCCTCCGGCCGCTGGCCGCCTCCGTGCAGACGGCCCCTCCCCGAGCGGATGCCCCGTATCCGCCGAGTGAACGGATCGTCGGGGTCGACTGGGCCCCGGCCCGGGAGATCGTCCGCCTCGCCCCCGGTTCCGACAACTGGCCGACCACCTGGGCCGACGATGACGCGCTTTACACCGCCTACGGAGACGGGCGGGGCTTCCGCCCGTTCGTCCCCGAGAAGCTCAGCCTCGGCCTCGCCCGGGTCGAGGGGCCTCCCGACGCCCCGGTCGGCGACAACCTCCGCTCCCCCTCGCTCGAACGCACCGGGGACGGCCCCCGGGGGGCGAAGGCGAGCGGGATCCTGATGGTCGACGGCGTCCTCTACCTGCTGGCCCGGAACCTCGACGACGCGCAGGTCGCCCGGTCGACCGACCGTGGCGCCTCGTGGACCTGGGCCGACTGGCGGTTCACCGACGGCTTCGGCTGCCCCACCTTCCTCAACTTCGGCCGGGATTACGCCGGGGCCCGGGACGAGTTCATCTACGTCTACTCCCCGGACGCCGAGACTGCCTACGAGCCGGCCGACCGCCTCGTGCTCGCCCGGGTCCCCCGAGATGCCGTCTTCGAGCGGGATGCCTACGAATTCTTCTCCTGGCTCGACGGCGAGGGCAGCCCGACCTGGAGTCGAGCCCCGGCCGACCGAGCCGCCGCCTTCGAGAACCCGGGGAGGGTCTACCGCTCCACCGTCTCCTTCAATCCAGCCATCGGCCGATACCTGCTCTGCCAGACCCTCCCCGACGAGGACACCGACGCGATCCGATTCTCCGGGGGCTTCGGCATCTACGAGGCCCCCGAGCCCTGGGGCCCCTGGCGCACGGTCTTCTACACCGAGCGGTGGGACGTCGGCCCCGGAGAGACCCAGGTCCTGCCGACGAAGTGGATGGGAGACGACGGCCAAACCGCCCACCTCGTCTTCTCGGGGGACGACGCCTTCTCCGTCCGCCGGGCCCGGTTCATCCTCCGAGACTGA
- a CDS encoding TrmH family RNA methyltransferase: MPVIPLDDLDDPRLAIYRNLKATNETRGLPLFVVEGEKLVLSLRDSRYPIESVLLSDHHADRIAPSLPGDVTAFVVEHARISTLVGYNFHQGALAAGRRLPPIDPGSLVETRPGMVTLVACPVVQNPENLGTIVRTADVFGVDAVLVGPTCPDPLSRRVLRVSMGTVLGLPVIPCDDLAARLDRLRSDLGLRLVATVTDPHATPIDRFERPERLAIVMGSEAHGLAPSWVDRCDHRVTIPMRPGAESLNVAVAAGIFLHRLAVPRR, encoded by the coding sequence ATGCCCGTCATCCCCCTCGACGACCTGGACGACCCCCGCCTGGCGATCTATCGCAACCTGAAGGCGACCAACGAGACGAGGGGGCTGCCCCTCTTCGTGGTCGAGGGGGAGAAGCTCGTCCTCAGCCTCCGGGACAGCCGCTACCCGATCGAGTCGGTCCTGCTCTCCGACCACCACGCCGATCGGATCGCCCCGAGCCTCCCCGGCGACGTGACCGCATTCGTGGTCGAACACGCCCGGATCAGCACCCTCGTCGGTTACAACTTCCACCAGGGGGCGCTGGCGGCCGGGAGACGGCTCCCGCCGATCGACCCGGGATCACTGGTCGAGACCCGGCCCGGGATGGTGACGCTGGTCGCCTGCCCGGTCGTCCAGAACCCGGAGAACCTGGGGACGATCGTCCGCACGGCCGACGTCTTCGGGGTCGACGCCGTGCTCGTCGGCCCGACCTGCCCCGACCCGCTCTCCCGTCGAGTGCTCCGGGTGTCGATGGGCACGGTGCTCGGCCTGCCCGTGATCCCCTGCGACGACCTGGCGGCCCGGCTCGACCGCCTGCGATCCGACCTCGGCCTCCGGCTGGTGGCGACCGTCACCGACCCGCACGCCACGCCGATCGACCGCTTCGAGCGGCCGGAGCGCCTGGCGATCGTCATGGGGTCTGAGGCCCACGGGCTCGCCCCCTCCTGGGTCGATCGCTGCGACCACCGGGTGACGATCCCGATGCGGCCGGGGGCCGAGTCGCTCAACGTCGCCGTCGCGGCCGGGATCTTCCTCCACCGCCTGGCC